In one Spirosoma rigui genomic region, the following are encoded:
- the uvrA gene encoding excinuclease ABC subunit UvrA: MISPTETERRNAETQRSVDHLDPKQFIIIKGAKVHNLKGIDVAIPRNKLVVLTGLSGSGKSSLAFDTLFAEGQRMYVESLSSYARQFLGRMEKPDVEYIKGVSPAIAIEQKVSTRNPRSTVGTSTEIYDYLKLLYGRVGITYSPLSGNEVRKDTVTDVVNFIYGFEAGQRVMIMAPLQIREGRTLAQELNILLQKGYTRIVADGAVLQIEEVLEDEEQKLAAKQENLGLAAVSDNLEILVDRSTVLYDDNGAPDDDNLYRFSDSVQTAFNEGDGNCRVDVVGKSGEVQASRVFSDKFELDGIVFEEPSVNLFTFNNPYGACRRCDGFGKVLGIDPDLVIPDKNLSVFEGAIMPWRSEKMNQEFLKPLLKNGIRFDFPIHRPYKDLTYDEQELLWTGNNYFDGLNSFFAYVESQTFKVQYRVMLSRYRGKTVCPECRGSRLRKDASYVKVAGKSITDLVLMPLTQVTAFFRDIELPAHQHQVANRILVEIRNRLDYMERVGLGYLTLNRLTNTLSGGEYQRIKLATSLGSALVGSMYILDEPSIGLHPRDTQRLVSVLESLRDMGNTVIVVEHEEEVMRAADQLIDIGPDAGSLGGHLVFQGTWADIEESTTPHARNAGGSLLTPDSSVSHTIDFLTGRETVPVPTFRRKSANFIELKGARENNLKSVDVRFPLNTLTVVTGVSGSGKSTLIRKVLFPALARQKGESAEESGKYDSLTGSLDRVSAVEMIDQNPIGKSSRSNPVTYIKAYDYLRQVMADQPVSKSRGYKPSHFSFNVDGGRCEVCQGEGEVKIEMQFMADIYLKCEGCGGKRFKQEVLEVMLHDKNVSDILDMTVDEAIDFFRQFEPKMADKLQPLQDVGLGYIGLGQSANTLSGGEAQRVKLASFLGKGNPNKGSTLFIFDEPTTGLHFHDIRKLLKAINALVDQGDSVIIIEHNMEVIKNADHIIDLGPEGGETGGYVTFTGTPEEMVKLTDGNFTAQYLRGKV; this comes from the coding sequence GCCCGCCAGTTTCTGGGCCGGATGGAAAAGCCCGACGTCGAATATATCAAAGGTGTGTCCCCCGCCATTGCCATCGAACAGAAAGTGTCGACCCGCAATCCGCGCTCTACCGTTGGTACCTCCACAGAGATCTACGACTACCTGAAGCTCCTCTACGGCCGGGTTGGCATAACGTACTCTCCGCTGTCGGGCAACGAAGTTAGGAAGGACACCGTCACTGATGTTGTCAACTTCATCTACGGCTTTGAAGCTGGCCAGCGTGTCATGATCATGGCTCCGCTACAGATTCGGGAAGGCCGCACGCTGGCGCAGGAACTGAATATCCTGCTTCAGAAAGGCTATACCCGTATCGTAGCCGATGGTGCCGTGCTCCAGATTGAAGAAGTCCTCGAAGACGAAGAGCAGAAACTGGCGGCCAAGCAGGAAAACCTGGGCCTGGCTGCGGTGTCCGACAATCTGGAAATCCTCGTTGACCGGAGCACTGTGCTCTACGACGATAATGGCGCGCCGGACGACGACAACCTTTACCGCTTTTCTGACTCCGTTCAGACTGCTTTCAACGAAGGCGATGGCAACTGCCGCGTCGATGTCGTAGGAAAATCCGGTGAGGTCCAGGCGTCGCGGGTATTCTCCGACAAGTTTGAGCTGGATGGCATTGTGTTCGAGGAGCCCAGTGTCAACCTCTTCACGTTCAACAACCCCTACGGTGCCTGCCGCCGGTGCGATGGCTTCGGCAAAGTACTCGGTATTGATCCCGACCTCGTCATTCCCGACAAAAACCTGTCCGTTTTTGAGGGAGCTATCATGCCGTGGCGGAGCGAAAAAATGAATCAGGAATTCCTGAAACCACTGCTGAAAAACGGTATCCGGTTCGACTTCCCGATTCACCGCCCCTACAAAGACCTTACCTACGACGAGCAGGAACTGCTCTGGACGGGCAATAACTATTTCGATGGCCTGAACTCGTTCTTTGCCTACGTCGAAAGCCAGACCTTCAAGGTTCAGTACCGGGTCATGCTCTCGCGGTATCGCGGGAAAACCGTTTGTCCGGAGTGCCGGGGGTCGCGTTTACGCAAAGATGCCTCCTACGTAAAAGTAGCGGGCAAGAGCATTACCGATCTCGTACTGATGCCCCTCACGCAGGTGACAGCCTTTTTCCGAGATATTGAGTTACCCGCTCACCAGCATCAGGTTGCCAACCGGATTCTGGTCGAGATCCGAAACCGGCTCGACTATATGGAGCGCGTGGGTCTGGGCTATCTTACCCTGAACCGGTTAACGAATACTCTGTCGGGTGGCGAGTACCAGCGAATCAAGCTGGCAACGTCGCTCGGGTCGGCGCTGGTAGGGTCTATGTATATTCTGGACGAACCAAGCATTGGCCTGCACCCACGCGATACACAGCGGCTGGTGAGCGTACTGGAATCTCTGCGCGATATGGGGAACACGGTTATCGTAGTAGAGCACGAAGAAGAAGTCATGCGGGCGGCCGATCAGCTTATTGACATCGGTCCGGACGCCGGTTCACTCGGGGGCCACCTTGTATTTCAGGGTACCTGGGCCGACATTGAGGAGTCGACAACTCCTCACGCTCGGAACGCTGGCGGCTCGCTCCTCACGCCCGACTCCTCCGTATCCCATACCATCGACTTTCTCACCGGTCGGGAAACGGTACCGGTACCTACCTTCCGGCGGAAGTCGGCCAACTTTATCGAGTTGAAGGGCGCGCGGGAAAATAACCTCAAAAGCGTTGACGTACGGTTTCCCCTCAACACGCTTACCGTAGTAACGGGGGTGTCGGGATCGGGCAAAAGTACGCTTATCCGTAAGGTACTGTTTCCGGCGCTGGCGCGTCAGAAAGGCGAGTCGGCCGAAGAGTCGGGTAAGTACGATTCGCTGACCGGATCGCTCGACCGGGTATCGGCAGTGGAAATGATCGACCAGAACCCCATCGGTAAATCGAGCCGGTCAAACCCGGTTACGTATATCAAGGCCTACGACTACCTGCGGCAGGTTATGGCCGACCAGCCCGTATCGAAATCACGAGGCTACAAGCCAAGTCACTTCTCGTTCAACGTCGACGGGGGACGCTGCGAAGTGTGCCAGGGTGAAGGCGAAGTGAAGATCGAGATGCAGTTCATGGCCGACATCTACCTCAAGTGCGAAGGCTGCGGGGGCAAACGCTTCAAGCAGGAAGTGTTGGAGGTGATGCTCCACGATAAAAACGTGTCGGATATCTTGGACATGACCGTCGATGAAGCGATTGACTTCTTCCGGCAGTTTGAGCCCAAAATGGCCGACAAACTACAGCCGTTGCAGGACGTAGGCCTGGGCTATATCGGGCTGGGACAGTCGGCGAACACGCTGTCGGGGGGGGAAGCGCAACGGGTGAAGCTGGCATCTTTCCTCGGAAAAGGCAACCCCAACAAGGGCAGTACGCTGTTCATTTTCGACGAACCCACCACCGGTCTGCACTTCCACGACATTCGTAAGTTACTGAAAGCCATCAATGCGCTGGTCGATCAGGGCGATTCAGTCATCATCATCGAGCACAATATGGAGGTCATTAAAAACGCCGACCATATCATCGACCTAGGTCCCGAAGGTGGCGAAACGGGCGGATACGTCACGTTTACCGGTACCCCGGAAGAAATGGTCAAACTAACCGATGGTAATTTCACCGCGCAATACCTGCGAGGGAAAGTATAA